One Setaria viridis chromosome 5, Setaria_viridis_v4.0, whole genome shotgun sequence genomic region harbors:
- the LOC117859009 gene encoding uncharacterized protein, which produces MATAGARAVLIVLGAAAVALQLVAAPVSAGRDNTAAVAEVCKNTPFPELCTGSTQKHARKYDTVDPLTVLEMQVDAFKKRVRAASRRAKREARAAATPEQRRALNLCKSFYLDAGDNLGACKRAIRFRDGVTIRATMSMAAQDMQNCDEEFRKAAAKNPVCDLNRSLVDMSENCRALSNMIPAS; this is translated from the coding sequence ATGGCCACGGCCGGAGCCCGCGCGGTGCTCATCGTCCtcggcgcggccgccgtcgcgctccAGCTGGTCGCGGCGCCGGTGTCGGCCGGCAGGGACAACAccgccgcggtggcggaggTGTGCAAGAACACCCCGTTCCCGGAGCTGTGCACGGGCTCGACGCAGAAGCACGCCAGGAAGTACGACACGGTGGACCCGCTGACGGTGCTGGAGATGCAGGTGGACGCGTTCAAGAAGCGGGTGAGGGCGGCGAGCAGGCGCGCCAAGAGGGAGGCCAGGGCGGCGGCCACCCCGGAGCAGCGCCGGGCGCTGAACCTCTGCAAGAGCTTCTACCTCGACGCCGGCGACAACCTCGGCGCTTGCAAGCGCGCCATCAGGTTCAGGGACGGCGTCACCATCCGCGCCACCATGAGCATGGCGGCGCAGGACATGCAGAACTGCGACGAGGAGTTCAGGAAGGCCGCCGCCAAGAACCCCGTCTGCGACCTCAACAGGTCGCTCGTCGACATGTCCGAGAACTGCCGCGCCCTCTCCAACATGATCCCTGCTAGCTGA